One stretch of Nicotiana tabacum cultivar K326 chromosome 18, ASM71507v2, whole genome shotgun sequence DNA includes these proteins:
- the LOC107774819 gene encoding uncharacterized protein LOC107774819, with translation MLETKTRQQLQNPSTSSSSSSAAGLLAFKPRQVLLAQSSKSNLVIMAKKHQPQENKSLLHQSILHYLNLNGFSKTLKYFLKETQTEGDSWKSCSHSLEDIFCKYLNNCTDKDTISKGHREAGPDGANGNIVATNAADSQETISKKKKKKRSEDKNGDVPDASLPESVDKSVKNTTTTQEVLADDKVDVPLKKKEKKKKKTEEKSDGVVPIGNDNDDVTEKTTKKDKKKKSKEENGATDSKDSKKRKRSASDENSNEGVEVVGTEESKRRKTDGLEESKAIAEQEQNGEVSVGNHQDELNNSAKQKSSRKELHGSAEPKTVNAFQRVKIEQVQFKDDRLKDNSYWAKDGADIGYGAKAQEVLGQVRGRDFRHEKTKKKRGSYRGGQIDLQSHSVKFNYSDEE, from the exons ATGCTAGAAACCAAAACCAGACAACAGCTGCAAAACCCTAGCacctcctcctcatcatcatcagcaGCTGGTTTATTAGCTTTCAAGCCTAGGCAGGTGCTTCTAGCTCAGTCCTCAAAGTCCAATCTTGTTATTATGGCTAAGAAGCATCAGCCTCAAGAAAACAAATCCCTTTTACACCAATCTATACTCCATTATCTTAACCTCAATGGCTTCTCCAAAACCCTCAAATACTTCCTTAAAGAAACTCAAACTGAG GGTGACAGTTGGAAGTCTTGCTCCCACAGTTTGGAGGATATATTTTGCAAGTATCTAAACAACTG TACCGATAAGGATACAATCTCTAAGGGCCACCGTGAGGCAG GGCCTGATGGCGCAAATGGGAACATCGTCGCTACTAATGCTGCTGACTCGCaggaaacaattagtaagaaaaagaagaaaaagagaagcgAAGACAAAAATGGCGATGTTCCAGATGCTTCTCTTCCGGAAAGTGTTGATAAATCGGTGAAAAATACTACTACAACTCAAGAGGTTTTAGCAGATGATAAG GTGGACGTGCccttgaagaagaaggagaagaaaaagaagaaaactgaGGAGAAATCAGACGGTGTAGTACCTATAGGCAATGATAATGATGATGTTACCGAGAAAACAactaaaaaagataaaaagaagaagTCCAAGGAAGAGAATGGTGCTACTGACTCTAAGGATTCCAAGAAGAGGAAAAGATCAGCTTCTGATGAAAATTCAAACGAGGGAGTTGAGGTGGTTGGAACCGAAGAATCAAAACGCAGAAAGACCGATGGCTTGGAAGAATCAAAGGCTATTGCCGAACAAGAACAAAATGGTGAAGTCAGTGTTGGTAATCATCAGGATGAGTTGAACAATTCTGCTAAGCAGAAATCATCGAGGAAAGAACTTCATGGATCAGCAGAG CCAAAAACTGTAAATGCATTTCAAAGAGTGAAAATCGAGCAAGTGCAGTTTAAAGATGATAGACTTAAAGATAATTCTTATTGGGCAAAG GATGGCGCAGACATTGGCTATGGTGCAAAGGCACAGGAAGTTTTGGGCCAGGTTAGAGGAAG GGATTTCCGACATGAGAAGACCAAGAAGAAGCGAGGTAGTTACAGAGGAGGGCAAATCGACTTGCAATCACACTCGGTCAAGTTCAACTATTCGGATGAGGAGTAA